CGACGCCCAGCGCCGCGGTCTCGCCGAGGCGGATCCGAGCGCGGATGTCGACGCGCATGACCCGGCCGCCAAGCTAGCCATCCTCATGATGCTGGCCTTTCGGCGCCCCATCGACCCTTCCCAGATCGAGCGGGTCGGGATTCGCGGCGTCGATCCGGCGCAGGTCGAGGCGGCACGCGGGCGTGGCTTCGTCATCAAACTGGTAGCGGCCGCGACGAGCCGCGACGATGGCTCCATCGAGGCCGACGTCCGTCCACGACTGTTGCCCATGGATGCGCCGATGGCACGCGTCCATGGCGCGATGAATGCCATCAGCCTCGACGCCGACTACGCCGGGTCGCTCGTCTTTGAAGGACCGGGGGCGGGCCCGGACGCCGCCGCGAGCGCGGTGCTCGCCGATCTATTACGGGCAGCAAGGGACGTGCCCACCTCAGCGGGCTCTCTGCTCGCGAGCCTGGCGGACATGCCGCTGACGACGGTCGCGCCTCTCGGACCAAAGAACCCGTATCCTGCAGCCTCGTGATGACGGGGGCCACGTGTCTGTTTCGCTGACGCTCGACCAGGTCAAGGAACGCGCCCGGCAGGCGCCGATGGTGCCGATTTTTCGCGATATGCTCTCCGACGCGCTGACGCCGGTGACGGCCTACGCGGCGCTGGCGAGCGATGGTCCGGCCTACCTGCTGGAGAGCGTCGAGCGCGGCGAGCAGCTCGGCCGCTACTCGTTTGTAGCGGCCGACCCGATGGCGATCGTGACGATCGCGGGCGGTCGCGCCACGGTACAGGATGCCAGTGGCCGGCGCGAGCTCGACGGAGCGGACCCGCTTCGTGCCCTGGAAGCCTATCTGCAGACATTTGCCGCGGAACCGGCGGAGGGTCTGCCCGAAGGGTTTTGCGGCGGCGCGGTCGGATACCTGGGCTACGAAGCCGCGGGTTATCTGGAGCACCTTCCGGTGCCGGCGGCCGATCCACTGCAGGTGGCCGACGGCGTGTTCATCATCACCGACACGCTCGCCTGCTTCGACCATGTCCGACACCGGTTGAAGCTCGTCACCCACGTCCGCACGCAGCGGCCGCCGATCGAGTCGCGCTATACCGAAGCCGTGGCGCGGCTCGACGACCTGGCCCGCCGTCTGAACCGGACGGTTCGCCTGCGGGCGCTCGAGCCCGCCGACCGGCCGGCCGGTGTCAGTCTCGAAGGTCGGTTGTCGCAGCCGGAGTTCTTCAACGCCGTCGAGCAGGCGAAGTCGCACATCCTTGCGGGTGATATCTACCAGGTGCAGATTGCCCAGCGGTTCACCATGCCGCTCCTGGCCGATGCCTTTGACGTCTACCGCCTTCTACGGGCACTCAATCCCTCGCCCTACATGTATTTCCTCAAGCTGCCCGCGACCACCATCCTTGGCACATCCCCGGAAATCCTTGTGACGGTGCAGGGTCGCAATGTGCGCTACCGGCCGATCGCGGGCACCCGACGGCGAGGTCGCGATGCGGCGGCCGATCAGCGCATGGAGGACGAACTGCGTTCCAGCGAAAAAGAGCGGGCCGAGCACGTGATGCTCGTCGACCTCGGGCGCAATGACCTCGGACGGGTCTGCGAGACGGGGAGCGTGAAGGTGACGGAGTTGATGAATGTCGAACGCTACTCGCACGTGATGCACCTGGTCTCGAACATCACCGGACGGTTGCGCGCCGACTGCAGCCCGATGGATGCCTTGCGCGCCTGTTTCCCGGCTGGCACGGTGACCGGGGCGCCGAAGATCCGTGCCATGGAGATCATCGCCGAGCTCGAACGGGAGCGGCGGGGCGTTTACGCCGGGGCCATCGGTTACCTGAGCTTCACCGGCGATCTCGACACCTGCATCGCGATTCGAACCATGGTGGTGAAAGATGGCCATGCGACGGTTCAGGCCGCCGCCGGCATCGTCGCCGACTCGGTCCCCGAGGAAGAGTTCCTCGAGACGCGCAATAAGGCATCCGCGCTGCTGCAGGCGCTCGCCGCCGCGGGCTGACATGAATCTCAGGGACGTCGTGCTGGTGATCGACAACTACGACTCCTTCACTTACAACCTGGTTCAGTACCTCGGTGAGCTGGGCGAGCAGGTTGTGGTCCACCGCAACAACGAGATCACGCTCGAGCAAATCACGGATCTGCGCCCCGTTGCCGCGGTGCTCTCGCCAGGGCCCGGAACACCTGCCGATGCTGGTATCTGTAAGGATCTCCTCCTCGAGCTAGGCCCGACCCTCCCGATGCTCGGCGTTTGCCTCGGCCACCAGTGTCTCGGCGAAGCCTACGGCGGGCAGGTGCGGCGTGCCGCGCAGGTGATGCATGGAAAGGTCTCGCGCATCATGCACCGGGAGCAATCTGTCTTTCGAGGTCTTCCGAGCCCTTTCGTGGCCACGCGCTATCACTCACTGGTGGTCGAGCGCGACAACCTGCCGGACGACCTGGAGGTCACGGCATGGACGGAGGACGGCACGGTGATGGGACTGCGGCACCGGCAGCATCCGCTCGCCGGCGTGCAGTTCCATCCGGAGGCGATCCTGACCGAGCATGGCCATCAGTTGCTCACGAATTTCCTGCAGGATGCCCGTGCCTGGCGTAGTACGAGCGTCACTCAGGGTGACCGATAGGGGAATACCCGCGGCGATCGGGGTGTTCAGTAGGGGTGTGCGATCAATTCAAAGATACCGTCACACTCTTGTAGCCAGCGTCCGATGCTTTCGAAATACCGGGGACGTATGCTTTCGCACGTGAAGTTAGCTTCGAATCGTGAGCGGCCGCGTCTGGCGATCATTGCGCATGACGGCAAGAAGGCAGACCTGGTCGCCTTTGCGACATTCAACCGCAGCCGCCTGCAGGAGTACGACATCGTCGCCACGGGGGCGACCGGTGACCTGTTGCGCGACAAGGTCGGGCTCGACGTCGAGCGGGTGACGGCTGGGCCGCATGGCGGCGACGTCCAGATTGCCAGCCGCGTGGTCGAGGGCGACATCGACGCGGTCCTCTTCATGGTGGACCCACTGGACAAGCATCCTCATGATCCCGATATCCAGACGCTGCTCCGAATCTGCAACGTCTGCAACATTCCGCTGGCCACGAATATCGCTACCGCGGATGTGCTGATCAGCTCGCCGCTCCTCCTGGAGTTCCGAGCCGCCGCGAGCTGACCGCCCGACTCCGGACCCTCTCACGCAAACGGGTCGAGGGAGAGCAGATCCTGAAAGGTTCAGGTTCAGCTTGCTGAGGTTGATTGGATCGGCGCATCATGTGGCCGCTGTCGCCAAGCGCCGTTGAAGGAGGGCCTGAGCATGGCAGACCTAAAGGAAAAGACACGAAATGCGATCGAGCTATTCAATCAGCATCGCATCGACGAGTGGCTGAAGGACTTCACGGAAGACGCAGAGCTGGTCTCGCCCCTGTCCGGTCGGATCAAAGGACGTGACGCACTCAGGGCTTACTTTGCGCAGATGTATGAAACCTATCCTGACATCAAGGTGACCGCCCAGCGCATCTTCAACGAAGGAAATGTGATCGTCGTCGAGTACACAGTCACCGGAACCAACACTGGCCCGCTCCGCCTGCCGACCGGAGACGTTCTTCCGGCTACTAACAAGAAGGTCGAGATAGCGGCCGTCGACGTCGCGACCAACGACGCCAACGCCAGGGTCACATCGATTCACCAGTACTTTGATGCGGCGGGTGCTCTCCAGCAGCTGGGCTTAATGCCCGCTCCGGCCGCCGCGCGCGCCTGATCCAAGAGAGGCTGGACCCCGTCGGTGGCCCAGCCTCTTCAAATCTCGGTCGATCGATCAGGTTGTGGTTTTAGGGAACGGTCGGGCGCTGGCCCGCGTTCTCCTGCGCCTCACGTGCGGCGCTCTCGGTCGTCTCATGGGTGGCGTTTTCGTTGGGCGTGAACTTCCCGGTGCCACCACCTGGTCGCTGGCCCGAGTTCTCCTGGGCCTCGACGGTGGCGCTTTCACCGGCCTCGTGGGCCGTGGCCTCATTGGACTTGAAGGTCCCCGCGGCCGCGCTCGGACTCGCCGTTGCCGCGATCTGCTGAGTCGAATTGCCCGTGTTCGCCGCCGCGGCGGCTAGCGGACCGGCCAGTGTGGCCCCGATCGCGCCGCCCGCGATGAGCGATCCGGCGACGCCGACGATCGTAATAACGCGTTGCGTTGGAGTGATGCTTCTCACCTCCTTCTCATCTGGAATGGCAGGCATGGGACGACGCACGTCTCCACGCTGAGATCAGTGTGCCCGTGCGAACCTTTCAGAAGGGTTACAAGGTCTGGTCATTTCATGGTGGCGCCAGCCGCCGCGGCCCTCAGCGTGGCCAGGCTCCCCTTGATCCCGTGCGAGCCGGCGGCCCTGATCATCGCTTTGCCGACGGCCGCAAGGTTCCGATCCGCGATGGCGATCACACTGCCGCCCGCGCCGCTGAGCGCCGCGCCCAGCGCACCGGCCTGCTCGGCCGCCGCGATGGTGTCGTCGAGATAGGGATAGGCCAACGCCCGCCCGGGCTGATGCAGCCGGTCGTCCATCGCGCTGGCGACCAGCGAGCGATCCTTTTGTGAACAGGCGAGCACCCACTCCGCGACCCGGCCAAGATTGAATACCGCATCCTCGCGCGTCGGACGGCGCGGCACCAGGCGGCGGGCCTCGTGAGTGGGGGAGACGTCGTTCGGAACGAAGAGGACGGCGCGCCAGCGAGTTGGCCAGTCGAGGCGATGCACGCGCACCCCGCCGTTTTCGATCACGGCGATGCAGAAGCCACCGTAGAGCGCGGCCGCCAGGTTGTCACCATGGCCCTCGAGCGGGATGGCGAGCTCGAGGAGCCGCTGCGCCGGCATTCGCAGGCCGCGCAGTTTCGCCCCCAGCGTGATCCCGGCGACGATACCGGCGGCACTGCTGCCGAGGCCGCGGCCGATTGGAATGTCGTTCTTCACGCGAAGCTCGAGGCCAGTCAGCGGGCGGCTCCATCCCGCGAACGGCTCCCCGGCTGCGCGAACGATCAGGTTCTTGCGGTTGAGCGGCACTTCCCCGGCGCCCTCGCCCTTCCAGATGATCGTCGTGGTCGGCGATTCGCGCGCCTCGACCGTGAGGTGCAGATCGAGCGCCAGCGCGAGCACATCGAAGCCCGGTCCGAGGTTGGCCGACGATGCCGGGACCCGCACCGCGGCGCTTTTGGACACTACAGCTTGAACGCCTCGTGCAGAGCCGCGACGGCGTCCTTGACCTTTTTCGCGTCGATGATGCAGGTGATGCGCACCTCCGACGTGGAAATCATCTCGATGTTGATGCCGTTGACCGACAGCGTGCGGAACATAGTCGCCGCCACGCCGGGTTGCCCACGGATGCCGCTGCCGATGACCGAGACCTTGGCGAGGCCGTTTTGCGCGAGCACCGTGCGCGCGCCGATTTCTTTGGCGACGCCCTGGACGATACGCTCCGCCTGCTTGCCGTCGGCCGATGACACGGTGAACGACATGTCCGTGACACCTTCGTGGCTCGCGGTCTGCACGATCACATCGGCGGCGATGTCGGCTTCCGCCAGCGGCGCGAAGATGGCGGCGGCGATGCCGGGGCGATCTGGGACGCCGACGACGGAGAGCCGGGCGACGTGCTCTTCGTGCGCGATGCCCCGGACCCGATTCCGCTCTTCCATGATCGTTGCCTCCGAACTGATGATGGTACCCGGCCCGGCGTGAAAGCTCGAGCGGACGTGCAGCTCCATCGAGTAAGCCTCGGCGATCTCGACGGCTCGCGGGTGCATCACCCGGGCGCCAGAGCTGGCCAGCTCGAGCATCTCTGGGTAGGCGATGTGGGGCAACAATCGCGCGTTCGGAACGAATCGCGGATCGGCGGTGTAGATGCCGCGCACGTCGGTGAAGATCTCGCAGGCTTGCGCCTTGAGGGCCGCGGCGAGCGCCACGGCCGTCGTGTCCGAGCCACCTCGTCCGAGCGTGGTGACTTCCATCTCGTCGCCCATGCCCTGGAAGCCGGCAACCACGACGACCCGCCCCGCCGCCAGCTCGCGCTCGATCCGACCCGGGGTGAGGCCGACGATGCGAGCCTTCGCGTGTCGTTGGTCGGTCTGGATGCCCGCCTGGAAGCCGAGGAGAGAGACGGCGGCCACGCCCAGCTCGTTGAGGGCCATCGACATCAGCGGGGCGGAGACGCCCTCTCCGGTCGAGAGCAACAGATCGAGTTCGCGCGCGGTCGGGTCTTTGGCAACCTGTGACGCCAGGCCAAGCAGATGGTCGGTCGAGTCGCCCATGGCGCTCACGACGACGACGACGTCATAGCCCGCCCGCTGGCTGGCGGCCACGCGTTTGGCCGCCCGCTTGATGCGGGCCGGCGTGCTGAGCGACGTGCCGCCGAACTTCTGAACGAGGATCGGTCGCGTAAGGGACTCAGGAATTCGGGGCGTCGCCCCACGCGAGCGGCGCTCTAGTGCCATGCGAGCGTTTGAGACGTGATAAAGCCCTCCCGCGTCAGCCATTCAGCCGCGAGGACCGCCCCCTTGCCCGCGCCGAGCTTGGTGTTGTGCGAGACCACGACGTACTTGACGCCCTTGAGCGCCGGCTCATCGCGCACGCGGCCGACCGTGACCGTCATGCCGTCGCCCGCGTTTCGGTCGCGGCGTGGTTGCGGGCGGAAGGGGTCGCGGTTGACCTGCAGTAGCCGTTCGGGCGCCGAGGGCAGACCCTTGAGCCCGTCGACGCCGAACCGCTCCATCGCCGCGGTGGCCGTCGCCGCATCGGACGGCCGCTCGGTCCCCACGTAGACGGCTTCCAGGTGTCCGTCCTGGACATTGACCCTCGTGCAAGTGCAGGAAACCGTAAATTGCGCGGGCTCGCCCCAGTGCCCGAGGATCTTCTTCGTCTCGCGCTCGACCTTCTCCTCCTCGCCCGGGATGAAGGGTATGACGTTGTCGATCACGTCAAGCGCCAGCACCCCGCCCTGCCGGCCTGCGCCCGAAACGGCCTGGAGCGAGGTCATCATCACGGTGCGGACGCCGAAGGCATCCTGGAGCGGCTTCAGCGAGACGGCCAGCCCGGCGGTCGTACAGTTGGGGATCGGCGCGATGAAGCCGCGCCAGCCGCGTTTGCGGCGCTGATCGTGCAGCGCTTCCGCATGCGCGTCGTTGATCCCTGGGATCAAGATCGGGACATCGGGGTCATAGCGAAACGCCGACGCGGTGCTGATGACCGGCACCCGTTCCGCAAAGCGAGGCTCCCAGACTTCCGCGACCTCTTTGGAGACCGCGCTGAAGACCAGGTCGAGCGGCTGCGCGAGGAGTTGCTCATCGTTGAGGCAGCGGAGCGCCAGCAGCGACCCGTCAGGGTGGCCCTCGGCAAACCAGCGGCTCGCACCGGACGGGTCGCGGAGCGCGTCGCCCAGCGATTTTCCGGCCGAGCTCTCGGAGGCGCCCACCGCCGCAACCGTGAACCACGGGTGCTGGACCAGTGCGGCGAGCACCTGCTGGCCGGCGAGCCCGGTCGCGCCAAGGATGCCGACCCGAAGCGTTTGGGTCATGCGACGCTGGCGGGCGCTTTTTCCGCAGCGGCCAGCGCCGTCTCGAACTCCGACGCGCGGGGCTTCGCCAGGTGCAGCCGATGCCCATCGCGGACATCGAAGAGCTCAGTCGTCTTCAGGCCGTTGCCGGTGACGCAGATCACGACGGTTTCCTTCCGCTGGATGCGGCCGGTGCCGATGAGCTCCTTGAGCCCGGCGACCACGACGCCACCGGCGGGCTCGCTCAGGACGCCCTCGGTCTCGGCCAGCAGTGCCATCGCTTCCTGGACCGCGTCCTCGCGGCAGGCGGTGCCCCACCCTCCCGATGCGCGCACCGCCCGTGTAGCGTAGCGGCCGTCGGCGGGGTTGCCGATCGCCAGTGACTTCGCGATGCTATTCGGCCGCACCGGCGTGACCTGGTCGCGGCCATCCTGGATCGCGGTGCTGACCGGGGCGCAGCCTTCCGCCTGCGCGGCGTGGATCCGCGTGGCGACCCGGTCGACGAGGCCGACGCCGACGAGTTCCTGGAACGCTTTGGCGGTCTTGGCGAGCAGGGACCCCGCGGCGACGGGGACGACGATGTGATCGGGCGCCCTCCAGCCGAGCTGTTCCACCACCTCGAACGCTAGCGTCTTGCTCCCTTCGGAGTAGAAGGGCCGGAGGTTGACGTTGACGATCGCCCAGCCGTACAGATCGGCGAGCTCGACGCACAGCCGGTTGACGTCGTCGTAGGTGCCGTTGACCTCCACGACCATGGCGCCGTAGGCGCTCGCGGCGCCGACTTTGCCCGGCTCCAGATCGGCGGGGATGAAGACGAGCGCGCGCATTCCCGCGCGCGCCGCGTAGGCGGCGACCGAGCCGGCGAGGTTACCGGTGGAGGAGCAGGAGAGCGTGTCGAAGCCGTAGGAGAGCGCGAAGTTGGTGGCGACCGCCACGTTGCGATCCTTGAACGAGCCCGTCGGGTTCACCGTGTCGTTCTTCAGATAGAGATGGTCGAGGCCGAGGACCTTCCCGAGGTTGGGGGCTTTCACCAGCGGCGTGAAGCCAGTCCCCAGGTCGATGGGCTCGCCGTTCGGGGCGGGCAGCAGCTCGCGATAGCGCCAGATGGTGTTCGGTCCCTTCGCGATCGAGTCGCGGCTGACCCGCTCCCTGACGGCGTCGAGGTCGTAGGCGACCTCGAGCGGTCCGAAACAGTGCTCGCAGACGTAGGCGGGCTCGAACTCCCGCAATCGTCCGCACTCCCGACAGCGCAACTGCTTCACCGAATTCCTCCTCGACGCTTGATCACAAACAAATAAAAAGCCCCTGGGGGGAGGGGCCGTCTCGTCCGTGACTGCATCATCTTTCAGACTCTCGTCTGACGGACTTTCCACCTTGCCGGTCACCCGGTAGGTTGGCAGGCATCTCTGGGCCGGTCCCTCCGCCACTCTTGATAACCGTCGGTATTCAGTTGTCCGAAAAGCCTAACAGTCCCTGCCTCCGCCTTGCAACTTGACTACGTAATTCGGGGCATCCCCCCATAAACCGGGGTACACCATTGCCGGTAGCGCGGGTCCTGGCCCCGCACCGCGCGGAAATAGGCCTCCTGGAGTCCCATTGTGATGGTGCCGGGCCGGCCGGTGCCAACCCGGCGCCCATCCACCTCGACGATCGGCGCCACCTGGACGCCGGTGCCGCAGAGGAAGGCCTCATCGGCCTGGTAAACCTCGGTGCGGTCGATGCTTCGCTCGACGACGTCGAGCTCGAAGTCGAGGGCCAGCCGCATGACGGCGGCGCGGGTGATGCCAACCAGGATGTCATCCGTGACGGGGGGTGTGACCAGGGTTCGGCCCTGGACCATGAAGAAGTTGGCCGCGGCCCCCTCGGCGATGTGACCGTCCTCCGTGAGCATCAGGCAATCGTCGTAACCGGCGGCGTTGGCATCTTCCGTGGCCAGCGCGGTGTTGACATAGGCGCCGGTGATCTTCGCCCGGGCCGGGATGCTGTTGTCGCTGACCCGCCGCCAGGAGGAGATCGTGACTCGCAGCCCGTCGATGCGCGCGTAGGCCCCCATCGGCATGGCGAAAATCGCAACCGCATCCTCGGACGAGTGCAGATCGACCTTGATCATGGCGGAGGCCTTGTAGGCGATCGGCCGGACGTAGACGTCGGTCCGGTAGCCGTCACGGCGGACGATCTCGCGGGTCAGCTCGCACAGCTGGTCGACGTTCTCCTCGACCTTGATCTTGAGCAGCGCCGCCGACTTGAGAAACCGCTGGTAGTGCTCGGCCAATTTCAGGAGGTAGATCTCATGCTGCTCGGCGTTCCAGTACCCGCGGATCCCCTCGAAGCACGCCGTGCCATAGTTCAACGCGTGGGTGCCGATGCTGACGTTCGCCTCTCCGAAGGGCACGATCGCGCCCTTGAAGTAGGCAAAGCCACCATAGACCGCCTTCGTTGGCGGGGGTGGCGCCGTTTCCGGGTGCAGGGGCTCGATTGCCATCAGGCGATAGCCCCCACCCTGCCCTCCCCCTGAGGGGGAGGGGCCGTTGTTGCGAGCGATTGCGTGAGGCGCACGATATCCTCCAGGTCCCGATCGAGGATGTCTTTCTTGCGGTCGGCGAGCTCCAGGAAGAGCTCCCAGGCCCGGCCGAAGTCCGCCTCCGAGAGGTGGTACCCGAGCTCGCGGAGCCGGAACTGAAACGCGTGGCGCCCCGACCTGGGGGAGAGCACGATCCGGCTCTCTCCCATCCCTACCTCTTCGGGCCGCATGATCTCGTAATTCAGCTTGTCTTTGAGAATGCCGTCTTGGTGAATCCCGGAAGCGTGTGCAAAGGCATTTGCGCCGATCACCGCCTTGTTCGGCTGCACCGGGATGCCGGTGTGCTTCGAGACCAGCGCGCTGACCTCCGCCAGGCGAGTGGTGTCGATACCGGTTCGCAGCCCGAGCGACTTCTCGCGGGTCCGCAGGATCATCACGACTTCCTCAAGCGAGGCGTTGCCGGCCCGCTCGCCGATGCCATTGATCGTGCATTCGACCCGGCGGGCGCCATTCAGGACCGCGGCGACGCTGTTCGCGGTCGACAGGCCGAGGTCGTTGTGACAATGCACGCTGATCAAGGCGCGGTCGATGTTGCGGACGTTGTCGCGGATCGACGCGATCAGCGCCCCGAACTCGTTGGGGAGCGTGTAGCCCGTCGTGTCGGGGATGTTGACGACCGTGGCGCCGGCGTCGATCACGGCCTCGAGCGTTTCGAAGAGGTACGCGAGATCGGCGCGGCCGGCATCCTCGGGCGAGTACTCGACGTCATCGCAGAGCGAGCGGGCATAGGTAACGGCTTCGACGCCGCGGCGGAGCACATCGCGCCGGTTGGAGCGCAGCTTCCGCTCGATATGGATGTCGGACACCGAGAGCACCATGTGGATCTGCTTTCGCTCGGCATCCTGGACAGCCTGCCATACAGCATCGATGTCGGGACGAGCCGCCCGCGCCAGCGCGGTGA
Above is a window of Candidatus Dormiibacterota bacterium DNA encoding:
- the thrB gene encoding homoserine kinase, producing MSKSAAVRVPASSANLGPGFDVLALALDLHLTVEARESPTTTIIWKGEGAGEVPLNRKNLIVRAAGEPFAGWSRPLTGLELRVKNDIPIGRGLGSSAAGIVAGITLGAKLRGLRMPAQRLLELAIPLEGHGDNLAAALYGGFCIAVIENGGVRVHRLDWPTRWRAVLFVPNDVSPTHEARRLVPRRPTREDAVFNLGRVAEWVLACSQKDRSLVASAMDDRLHQPGRALAYPYLDDTIAAAEQAGALGAALSGAGGSVIAIADRNLAAVGKAMIRAAGSHGIKGSLATLRAAAAGATMK
- a CDS encoding 2-isopropylmalate synthase, translating into MEARVPTPTGDRVFIFDTTLRDGEQSPGASLTPDQKLAIAWQLARLGVDVIEAGFPLSSPGDFEAVQRIARQVRGPMITALARAARPDIDAVWQAVQDAERKQIHMVLSVSDIHIERKLRSNRRDVLRRGVEAVTYARSLCDDVEYSPEDAGRADLAYLFETLEAVIDAGATVVNIPDTTGYTLPNEFGALIASIRDNVRNIDRALISVHCHNDLGLSTANSVAAVLNGARRVECTINGIGERAGNASLEEVVMILRTREKSLGLRTGIDTTRLAEVSALVSKHTGIPVQPNKAVIGANAFAHASGIHQDGILKDKLNYEIMRPEEVGMGESRIVLSPRSGRHAFQFRLRELGYHLSEADFGRAWELFLELADRKKDILDRDLEDIVRLTQSLATTAPPPQGEGRVGAIA
- a CDS encoding homoserine dehydrogenase, which encodes MRAPYRVGLLGLGHVGGALARRLVEDADRITQAAGRPIHLEAVAVAHPEGRRAPAPLLPAAQLLAQPHLDAVVEVMGGLEPAHTYIHTALQAGRQVITANKQLIAAEGPQLARLGTIRFEASVASAIPIVETLADTLGADRIRSIMGILNGTTNSILAAMDGGATYTEALADAQRRGLAEADPSADVDAHDPAAKLAILMMLAFRRPIDPSQIERVGIRGVDPAQVEAARGRGFVIKLVAAATSRDDGSIEADVRPRLLPMDAPMARVHGAMNAISLDADYAGSLVFEGPGAGPDAAASAVLADLLRAARDVPTSAGSLLASLADMPLTTVAPLGPKNPYPAAS
- the asd gene encoding aspartate-semialdehyde dehydrogenase; its protein translation is MTQTLRVGILGATGLAGQQVLAALVQHPWFTVAAVGASESSAGKSLGDALRDPSGASRWFAEGHPDGSLLALRCLNDEQLLAQPLDLVFSAVSKEVAEVWEPRFAERVPVISTASAFRYDPDVPILIPGINDAHAEALHDQRRKRGWRGFIAPIPNCTTAGLAVSLKPLQDAFGVRTVMMTSLQAVSGAGRQGGVLALDVIDNVIPFIPGEEEKVERETKKILGHWGEPAQFTVSCTCTRVNVQDGHLEAVYVGTERPSDAATATAAMERFGVDGLKGLPSAPERLLQVNRDPFRPQPRRDRNAGDGMTVTVGRVRDEPALKGVKYVVVSHNTKLGAGKGAVLAAEWLTREGFITSQTLAWH
- a CDS encoding branched-chain amino acid transaminase, translating into MAIEPLHPETAPPPPTKAVYGGFAYFKGAIVPFGEANVSIGTHALNYGTACFEGIRGYWNAEQHEIYLLKLAEHYQRFLKSAALLKIKVEENVDQLCELTREIVRRDGYRTDVYVRPIAYKASAMIKVDLHSSEDAVAIFAMPMGAYARIDGLRVTISSWRRVSDNSIPARAKITGAYVNTALATEDANAAGYDDCLMLTEDGHIAEGAAANFFMVQGRTLVTPPVTDDILVGITRAAVMRLALDFELDVVERSIDRTEVYQADEAFLCGTGVQVAPIVEVDGRRVGTGRPGTITMGLQEAYFRAVRGQDPRYRQWCTPVYGGMPRIT
- a CDS encoding nuclear transport factor 2 family protein — translated: MKEGLSMADLKEKTRNAIELFNQHRIDEWLKDFTEDAELVSPLSGRIKGRDALRAYFAQMYETYPDIKVTAQRIFNEGNVIVVEYTVTGTNTGPLRLPTGDVLPATNKKVEIAAVDVATNDANARVTSIHQYFDAAGALQQLGLMPAPAAARA
- a CDS encoding aspartate kinase yields the protein MALERRSRGATPRIPESLTRPILVQKFGGTSLSTPARIKRAAKRVAASQRAGYDVVVVVSAMGDSTDHLLGLASQVAKDPTARELDLLLSTGEGVSAPLMSMALNELGVAAVSLLGFQAGIQTDQRHAKARIVGLTPGRIERELAAGRVVVVAGFQGMGDEMEVTTLGRGGSDTTAVALAAALKAQACEIFTDVRGIYTADPRFVPNARLLPHIAYPEMLELASSGARVMHPRAVEIAEAYSMELHVRSSFHAGPGTIISSEATIMEERNRVRGIAHEEHVARLSVVGVPDRPGIAAAIFAPLAEADIAADVIVQTASHEGVTDMSFTVSSADGKQAERIVQGVAKEIGARTVLAQNGLAKVSVIGSGIRGQPGVAATMFRTLSVNGINIEMISTSEVRITCIIDAKKVKDAVAALHEAFKL
- a CDS encoding aminodeoxychorismate/anthranilate synthase component II; amino-acid sequence: MNLRDVVLVIDNYDSFTYNLVQYLGELGEQVVVHRNNEITLEQITDLRPVAAVLSPGPGTPADAGICKDLLLELGPTLPMLGVCLGHQCLGEAYGGQVRRAAQVMHGKVSRIMHREQSVFRGLPSPFVATRYHSLVVERDNLPDDLEVTAWTEDGTVMGLRHRQHPLAGVQFHPEAILTEHGHQLLTNFLQDARAWRSTSVTQGDR
- a CDS encoding methylglyoxal synthase, translating into MKLASNRERPRLAIIAHDGKKADLVAFATFNRSRLQEYDIVATGATGDLLRDKVGLDVERVTAGPHGGDVQIASRVVEGDIDAVLFMVDPLDKHPHDPDIQTLLRICNVCNIPLATNIATADVLISSPLLLEFRAAAS
- the trpE gene encoding anthranilate synthase component I, which translates into the protein MSVSLTLDQVKERARQAPMVPIFRDMLSDALTPVTAYAALASDGPAYLLESVERGEQLGRYSFVAADPMAIVTIAGGRATVQDASGRRELDGADPLRALEAYLQTFAAEPAEGLPEGFCGGAVGYLGYEAAGYLEHLPVPAADPLQVADGVFIITDTLACFDHVRHRLKLVTHVRTQRPPIESRYTEAVARLDDLARRLNRTVRLRALEPADRPAGVSLEGRLSQPEFFNAVEQAKSHILAGDIYQVQIAQRFTMPLLADAFDVYRLLRALNPSPYMYFLKLPATTILGTSPEILVTVQGRNVRYRPIAGTRRRGRDAAADQRMEDELRSSEKERAEHVMLVDLGRNDLGRVCETGSVKVTELMNVERYSHVMHLVSNITGRLRADCSPMDALRACFPAGTVTGAPKIRAMEIIAELERERRGVYAGAIGYLSFTGDLDTCIAIRTMVVKDGHATVQAAAGIVADSVPEEEFLETRNKASALLQALAAAG
- the thrC gene encoding threonine synthase; translated protein: MKQLRCRECGRLREFEPAYVCEHCFGPLEVAYDLDAVRERVSRDSIAKGPNTIWRYRELLPAPNGEPIDLGTGFTPLVKAPNLGKVLGLDHLYLKNDTVNPTGSFKDRNVAVATNFALSYGFDTLSCSSTGNLAGSVAAYAARAGMRALVFIPADLEPGKVGAASAYGAMVVEVNGTYDDVNRLCVELADLYGWAIVNVNLRPFYSEGSKTLAFEVVEQLGWRAPDHIVVPVAAGSLLAKTAKAFQELVGVGLVDRVATRIHAAQAEGCAPVSTAIQDGRDQVTPVRPNSIAKSLAIGNPADGRYATRAVRASGGWGTACREDAVQEAMALLAETEGVLSEPAGGVVVAGLKELIGTGRIQRKETVVICVTGNGLKTTELFDVRDGHRLHLAKPRASEFETALAAAEKAPASVA